A stretch of Imperialibacter roseus DNA encodes these proteins:
- a CDS encoding acyl-CoA dehydrogenase family protein yields METTVAKDAIKGGEFLIRETEADEIFIPEEFSEEQKMMAEATRDFIEKEIKPNVDRMDSLEEGFMPGVMEKAGELGLLGISIPEQYGGLGMSFNTSMLIADIISSGGSFSTAYGAHTGIATLPILYYGTEEQKNKYLPKLASGEWKGAYCLTEPDAGSDANSGKTKAVLSPDGKHYLITGQKMWISNGGFANLFIVFAKIGDDKNLTAFLVERTFGGITMNEEEKKLGIKGSSTRQIFFNDCPVPVENMLSDRENGFKIAVNILNIGRIKLAAGVIGGCKDVATMSTQYANDRKQFGVSISSFGAIQHKLAEMAVKTYAIESACYRAGQNIDDKITDLIANGMPENEAKLKGVEQFAIECAILKVHGSEVLDFVVDEGVQVYGGMGFSEEAPMARAYRDARITRIYEGTNEINRMLLVGMVLKRAMKGELDILQPAMAVAKELTSVPSFASPDLTKPFAEEKEILKNLKKAILMVAGKAAQTFGPKLNDEQEILMCIADMMIEVYVAESTLLRTEKLVSKTGESANALQAKLARVYLAEAVEKVNSAGKEAIAGFVKGDEQKVMLMGMKRFTKMSPVNTIQLRREIASVMIEKSGYPLA; encoded by the coding sequence ATGGAAACTACAGTTGCCAAAGATGCCATCAAGGGAGGTGAATTTCTGATCAGAGAAACTGAAGCCGACGAGATATTTATTCCTGAGGAGTTTTCGGAAGAGCAGAAAATGATGGCGGAAGCCACAAGAGATTTCATCGAAAAGGAAATCAAGCCAAACGTAGACAGGATGGACAGCCTTGAAGAGGGTTTTATGCCTGGCGTGATGGAAAAGGCGGGTGAATTGGGCCTGCTGGGCATTTCTATACCTGAGCAGTATGGCGGGCTAGGCATGAGCTTTAACACCAGCATGCTCATTGCTGACATTATCAGTTCCGGCGGATCGTTTTCTACTGCTTACGGCGCCCATACGGGCATTGCCACCCTACCCATTTTGTACTATGGCACTGAAGAACAAAAGAATAAATACTTGCCAAAGCTAGCCAGTGGCGAGTGGAAAGGGGCCTATTGCCTCACCGAACCCGATGCTGGTTCCGATGCCAACTCCGGCAAAACAAAAGCAGTTCTGTCTCCGGATGGCAAACACTATCTTATTACCGGGCAGAAGATGTGGATTTCCAATGGAGGTTTTGCTAACCTGTTCATCGTGTTTGCCAAGATAGGCGACGACAAGAACCTAACTGCCTTCTTGGTAGAGCGCACCTTCGGCGGCATCACCATGAATGAAGAGGAAAAGAAGCTTGGTATCAAAGGGTCATCTACCCGCCAAATTTTCTTTAATGATTGCCCCGTGCCGGTCGAAAACATGCTTTCCGACAGAGAAAATGGCTTCAAGATTGCAGTGAACATACTCAATATTGGTCGTATTAAACTTGCGGCCGGCGTTATTGGCGGCTGCAAAGATGTGGCCACTATGAGTACCCAATACGCCAACGACCGCAAGCAGTTCGGTGTTTCCATTTCGTCCTTTGGCGCTATTCAGCACAAATTGGCTGAGATGGCGGTTAAAACCTATGCGATAGAATCGGCCTGCTACAGAGCTGGCCAAAACATCGATGACAAAATCACCGACCTGATAGCGAACGGCATGCCTGAAAATGAAGCCAAGCTGAAAGGCGTTGAGCAGTTTGCCATTGAGTGTGCCATTCTGAAAGTGCATGGATCGGAGGTGCTGGATTTTGTGGTAGACGAAGGTGTGCAGGTTTATGGTGGTATGGGTTTCTCTGAAGAGGCGCCGATGGCGAGAGCCTACAGAGACGCCAGAATCACCCGAATTTATGAAGGCACCAACGAAATCAACAGAATGCTTCTGGTAGGCATGGTATTGAAACGAGCCATGAAAGGCGAGCTGGATATACTGCAACCGGCGATGGCGGTGGCCAAAGAGCTTACGTCAGTTCCCTCCTTCGCATCTCCTGATCTTACCAAGCCCTTTGCCGAAGAGAAAGAAATATTGAAGAACCTGAAGAAGGCCATATTAATGGTAGCCGGCAAGGCGGCTCAGACTTTTGGGCCTAAGCTGAATGACGAGCAGGAAATACTGATGTGCATTGCCGACATGATGATTGAGGTGTATGTAGCTGAATCGACACTACTTAGAACTGAAAAGCTGGTGTCAAAGACCGGAGAAAGTGCCAACGCTCTTCAGGCGAAACTTGCCCGTGTATATTTGGCCGAGGCAGTGGAAAAAGTCAACAGCGCCGGAAAAGAGGCAATCGCCGGTTTTGTGAAAGGCGACGAACAGAAAGTGATGCTCATGGGAATGAAGCGATTTACCAAAATGAGTCCTGTTAACACCATACAGTTGAGACGTGAGATAGCCAGTGTGATGATAGAGAAATCAGGATATCCGTTAGCATAG
- a CDS encoding FAD-binding and (Fe-S)-binding domain-containing protein, whose translation MKTRLIDRYAYASDASHFYLVPKAVVQPITAEEIQRLFAVSQELNIPITFRAGGTSLSGQAVSDGILADLSNYWRKVIPENNGETVRVEPGAIGAHVNIHLKKFGKKIGPDPASINAAMMGGILSNNSSGMCCGVVNNSYHTLKHLTFVLPNGQVFSTERKEDYDRFLRDCKEVANGLLVLKQEVEQNKTLVARIRKKYKQKNTVGYCMNAFLDYEHPLDILAHVIIGGEGTLAFIAEAVLNTIPDFPFKMTGMLYFDSPAEACNTIAALRDTGAEALEFMDRASLRSVENMPGVPDFIKTLPEQASAILCEYQESTQERLDTKYEMAKPTLAKLPMLFEPSFTQNPTEQALYWNIRKGMYPSVAGMRAKGTSALMEDFTFPVERLGEAVVDVQQLFVKHKYENGIIFGHAKDGNLHFVVSQSYATPEAIALYEEFNDDLFDLVLNKYDGALKGEHSSGRAVSAYVETEWGPEAYSVMKRLKQLIDPHNLLNPGIVITEDKKCHVHNLKVMPIVEEEVDKCIECGFCENSCPSRDYTLTPRRRIGIRRAIKRAEMAGDHATKDALLKDYAFDGIETCAVDGMCATNCPVDINTGDLVKRLRRENHSSFENKVAVGVARNFKWLESGTRLALWKGFLLNKLFGQQFMPKLTLGMKRIIPGMPLWSNHFQKPAMKELFESVRSARSEGQSVVYFSSCISRMMDGDGVRAFLSVCKKANINIVLPDQLKGTCCGQVFSSKGFAEAYKFTANQAIERLWQSSQEGKIPVVLDVTSCTQTIRSSRPYLSDANKVRFDKLTIHDVIDFAAEIVLPQLRISAQKDKIAFHPVCSVQKMGSLDQLKRIGKACAKEVKVPEFAGCCGMAGDRGFYYPELTKAATKKESTEVKQETYDGYYSTSKTCEIALSEAVGKNYESVMKLLDDVSN comes from the coding sequence GTGAAAACACGCCTGATTGACCGCTACGCCTATGCAAGCGACGCCAGCCATTTTTACCTGGTGCCCAAAGCTGTCGTGCAGCCCATCACAGCTGAAGAAATTCAAAGGCTTTTCGCCGTGTCTCAGGAGCTGAACATCCCAATTACGTTCCGGGCAGGAGGTACTAGTTTGTCGGGGCAAGCCGTTTCTGATGGCATATTGGCCGACCTTAGCAATTATTGGCGAAAGGTGATACCTGAGAATAATGGAGAAACCGTTAGGGTAGAGCCGGGAGCCATTGGCGCTCATGTAAATATTCACCTAAAGAAGTTTGGTAAAAAAATAGGGCCAGATCCAGCTTCGATCAATGCTGCCATGATGGGGGGCATCCTGTCCAATAACTCGAGTGGCATGTGCTGTGGTGTGGTCAATAATTCTTATCACACACTGAAGCATCTCACTTTTGTGCTTCCCAATGGGCAGGTTTTTTCCACAGAGAGGAAGGAAGACTATGATAGATTTCTGAGGGACTGCAAGGAAGTAGCGAACGGTCTGCTTGTATTGAAGCAGGAGGTTGAACAAAATAAGACATTAGTCGCCCGCATTCGCAAGAAATACAAGCAGAAGAACACCGTGGGCTATTGTATGAATGCCTTTCTCGACTACGAACATCCGCTGGATATATTGGCGCACGTGATCATTGGGGGAGAGGGAACCCTGGCATTTATTGCAGAAGCAGTATTGAACACTATTCCCGATTTCCCTTTCAAAATGACTGGCATGCTTTATTTTGACAGTCCGGCCGAGGCTTGTAACACCATTGCGGCTCTGAGAGATACAGGTGCAGAGGCTCTGGAGTTTATGGATCGGGCGTCGCTCAGGTCGGTGGAAAACATGCCCGGGGTTCCTGATTTTATTAAAACATTGCCTGAGCAGGCATCAGCCATTTTGTGTGAATACCAGGAAAGTACGCAGGAACGGCTGGACACTAAATACGAAATGGCGAAGCCGACTTTGGCGAAGCTTCCTATGCTGTTTGAGCCAAGCTTTACGCAAAATCCAACTGAGCAAGCACTGTACTGGAATATCCGAAAAGGAATGTATCCTTCAGTAGCTGGCATGCGGGCGAAAGGTACGTCAGCATTGATGGAAGATTTTACTTTCCCAGTCGAAAGACTTGGAGAGGCTGTTGTAGATGTTCAACAGCTTTTCGTGAAGCATAAGTATGAAAATGGGATCATCTTCGGTCATGCGAAGGATGGCAACCTGCACTTTGTGGTGTCACAAAGTTACGCTACTCCGGAGGCCATCGCTTTGTATGAAGAGTTCAATGATGATTTGTTTGACCTGGTACTGAATAAATACGATGGCGCTTTGAAAGGGGAGCATAGCTCTGGCAGGGCTGTGTCGGCCTATGTTGAAACAGAGTGGGGCCCCGAGGCCTACAGCGTTATGAAAAGGCTGAAGCAGTTGATTGACCCGCACAACTTGCTCAACCCAGGCATTGTGATCACCGAAGACAAAAAATGCCATGTTCACAACCTCAAGGTGATGCCAATTGTGGAAGAAGAGGTCGACAAGTGCATTGAGTGCGGATTCTGTGAAAATAGCTGTCCCAGTCGTGACTATACATTAACCCCCCGGAGGCGAATTGGCATTAGAAGGGCCATCAAGCGGGCAGAAATGGCCGGGGATCATGCTACGAAAGATGCGCTGTTGAAAGACTATGCTTTTGATGGAATAGAAACCTGTGCTGTCGACGGGATGTGCGCTACCAATTGTCCGGTTGATATTAATACAGGCGATTTGGTTAAGCGATTAAGGCGGGAAAACCATTCGTCATTTGAAAATAAAGTAGCCGTTGGTGTTGCAAGGAATTTCAAATGGCTTGAGAGCGGCACCAGGCTGGCACTTTGGAAAGGATTTCTCCTGAACAAGCTGTTCGGTCAGCAGTTCATGCCAAAGCTGACTTTGGGAATGAAACGTATCATTCCAGGTATGCCGCTCTGGTCCAATCACTTTCAAAAACCGGCTATGAAGGAGCTTTTTGAGTCTGTTCGTAGTGCACGTAGCGAGGGCCAGTCAGTCGTGTACTTCTCAAGTTGCATTTCAAGGATGATGGATGGCGACGGAGTGAGGGCTTTTTTGTCTGTGTGCAAAAAAGCCAATATCAATATCGTATTGCCCGATCAGTTGAAAGGGACGTGCTGCGGGCAAGTCTTCTCTTCCAAAGGCTTTGCAGAGGCTTACAAGTTCACTGCTAACCAGGCTATTGAACGACTTTGGCAAAGCTCGCAGGAAGGAAAAATTCCGGTGGTGTTGGACGTGACAAGCTGCACTCAGACCATAAGATCCAGCAGACCGTATCTTTCCGATGCTAACAAGGTTCGGTTTGATAAGCTGACCATTCATGATGTAATTGATTTCGCTGCCGAGATAGTGTTGCCGCAATTGCGCATTTCTGCGCAAAAAGACAAAATTGCGTTTCATCCAGTCTGTTCGGTGCAAAAAATGGGCTCTCTCGATCAGTTGAAACGAATCGGCAAAGCCTGTGCTAAGGAGGTAAAGGTGCCGGAATTTGCTGGCTGCTGCGGCATGGCCGGCGATCGTGGGTTTTACTACCCTGAGTTGACGAAGGCGGCGACAAAGAAAGAGTCGACTGAAGTGAAACAAGAGACGTACGACGGATATTATTCTACCTCTAAGACTTGTGAAATAGCGCTGTCTGAAGCCGTAGGAAAAAATTACGAATCGGTGATGAAACTTTTAGACGACGTAAGTAACTGA
- a CDS encoding pyridoxal-phosphate-dependent aminotransferase family protein — protein MTYPFNPPHRVLMGPGPSDAHPRVLKAMSSPLIGHLDPEFVRMMDEVKSMVQQTLLTKNNLTFVVSAPGSAGMETCLVNLLEPGDECIICVNGVFGGRMVDIAERCGAKVHRIDTDWGKVTEVSQIKKVLDVCPKPKLVAIVHAETSTGAMQPLQEISDLVHNAGSLLVVDAVTSYTGAPLKVDEWGIDAIYSGSQKCLSAPPGLSPVSFSEAAVKVLDNRKTKVQSWFLDLTMVKNYWAGAKRAYHHTGPVSAIFALHEALNIVLEEGLEERWARHEVVHNYLKMKLEALGFKFVVDEQHRLPNLNAVYLPEGVDEATLRTRLLNDYNIEVGGGLGVFAGKIWRIGIMGESCTKNHVNMLVGALEEML, from the coding sequence ATGACTTACCCATTTAATCCCCCTCATAGAGTACTAATGGGCCCTGGCCCGTCAGATGCACACCCGAGAGTGCTGAAGGCCATGTCTTCGCCGCTAATTGGGCATCTTGATCCTGAGTTTGTCAGGATGATGGACGAGGTGAAAAGCATGGTGCAGCAAACACTGCTTACCAAGAATAATCTCACCTTCGTTGTGTCAGCACCAGGTTCGGCCGGCATGGAGACCTGCCTGGTCAACCTGCTGGAGCCAGGCGACGAGTGCATCATTTGCGTCAATGGCGTTTTTGGCGGCCGGATGGTCGACATAGCCGAGCGCTGCGGGGCAAAGGTGCACAGAATTGACACCGACTGGGGCAAGGTAACCGAAGTGAGTCAGATCAAAAAAGTGTTGGATGTATGCCCAAAGCCAAAGCTGGTAGCCATTGTGCACGCTGAAACTTCCACCGGTGCCATGCAGCCTTTGCAGGAGATAAGTGACCTGGTGCACAATGCAGGTTCGCTGCTCGTTGTTGATGCCGTTACTTCTTACACAGGAGCGCCCCTTAAAGTCGACGAATGGGGCATTGATGCCATTTATTCGGGTTCTCAAAAGTGCCTCAGCGCCCCTCCGGGGCTCTCGCCTGTCAGTTTTTCAGAGGCAGCAGTCAAGGTACTTGACAACCGCAAGACCAAAGTGCAAAGCTGGTTTCTGGACCTGACCATGGTGAAAAACTACTGGGCAGGGGCGAAGCGGGCCTATCATCACACCGGCCCTGTGTCTGCCATTTTTGCGCTGCACGAGGCATTGAATATTGTTTTGGAAGAGGGATTGGAAGAGCGCTGGGCCAGGCACGAGGTTGTGCACAATTATTTGAAGATGAAACTGGAGGCTTTGGGCTTTAAGTTTGTGGTAGATGAGCAGCATCGTTTACCGAACTTGAATGCCGTTTACTTACCTGAGGGTGTTGACGAAGCTACGCTCAGAACTCGTCTGTTAAATGACTATAATATCGAAGTTGGTGGAGGCTTAGGCGTGTTTGCAGGCAAAATCTGGCGAATAGGTATTATGGGCGAAAGCTGTACCAAAAACCATGTGAACATGCTGGTGGGTGCGCTGGAGGAGATGCTCTAG
- a CDS encoding D-arabinono-1,4-lactone oxidase, with translation MKRKEFLKTTGAFVAGSMVVPLVSCEDKPTEVRKNWAGNYQYKAKNLLEPKTTEELQGLVRKLSSQKALGSKHCFNNIADSPENQISTKNFNKVLGIDEEAMTVTVESGARYGEFAPELHQKGFALHNLASLPHISVAGAAATATHGSGVGNGNLASAVKGLELVDGNGQLVKLKEGDPDFYGAVVGLGALGIVTKVTLAIEKTFDVRQDVFQDLPLASLEKDFEAIMSAGYSVSLFTDWQNQVVSQVWIKRRMDEEITDACVEFYGATAATNNLHPITRLSAENCTEQMGKPGPWYDRLPHFKMGFTPSSGEELQSEFFVPMENAVDAILALEKKRELIFPQLMITEIRTIAADELWMSTAYRQPSVAIHFTWKQNWPEVSKLLPMIEAELSPFGVRPHWGKLFTVAPETLHDRYPKYQSFLELVKKYDPEGKFRNEYLDLNVYQA, from the coding sequence ATGAAGAGAAAGGAGTTTTTGAAAACAACGGGCGCATTTGTAGCCGGATCAATGGTGGTGCCGCTGGTTTCTTGCGAAGATAAACCGACGGAAGTGCGAAAGAACTGGGCTGGCAATTATCAGTACAAAGCAAAGAACCTTCTGGAACCCAAAACCACCGAGGAACTTCAGGGGCTTGTCAGAAAGTTGTCGAGTCAGAAGGCGTTGGGTTCAAAACACTGCTTTAACAATATAGCTGACAGCCCTGAAAATCAGATATCTACTAAAAACTTCAATAAGGTTTTGGGGATCGATGAAGAGGCGATGACTGTGACGGTAGAGTCGGGTGCCAGGTATGGGGAGTTTGCCCCGGAGCTTCATCAGAAGGGTTTCGCTTTGCATAATCTGGCTTCCCTGCCTCATATTTCTGTTGCCGGTGCTGCTGCCACGGCCACTCACGGGTCTGGTGTGGGGAATGGAAACCTGGCAAGCGCTGTGAAGGGGCTTGAGCTGGTGGATGGCAACGGTCAACTGGTGAAATTGAAAGAAGGTGATCCGGATTTCTATGGAGCTGTCGTCGGCCTTGGCGCATTGGGCATTGTTACGAAAGTGACGCTTGCTATAGAGAAGACCTTCGATGTGAGGCAGGACGTTTTTCAGGATTTACCGCTGGCATCTTTGGAAAAGGATTTTGAAGCTATTATGTCTGCCGGCTACAGCGTCAGCTTATTTACTGACTGGCAGAACCAGGTGGTCAGCCAGGTGTGGATCAAAAGGCGGATGGACGAGGAAATAACAGATGCCTGCGTCGAATTCTATGGAGCAACCGCTGCCACCAACAACCTGCATCCCATTACCCGTCTTTCAGCTGAAAATTGTACCGAGCAAATGGGCAAGCCAGGCCCCTGGTACGACCGCCTGCCGCACTTCAAGATGGGCTTTACGCCCAGCAGTGGGGAGGAGCTACAGTCGGAGTTTTTCGTGCCCATGGAAAACGCCGTTGACGCCATCTTGGCGCTTGAGAAAAAACGTGAACTGATCTTTCCTCAATTGATGATCACTGAAATTCGCACCATTGCAGCCGATGAGCTGTGGATGAGCACAGCCTACAGGCAGCCAAGCGTAGCCATTCATTTTACCTGGAAGCAAAACTGGCCGGAGGTAAGCAAGCTACTGCCAATGATTGAAGCAGAGTTGTCTCCATTTGGAGTCAGGCCACATTGGGGCAAGTTGTTTACCGTAGCTCCCGAAACTTTGCATGACAGGTATCCAAAATACCAGTCGTTTTTGGAGTTGGTCAAAAAATATGACCCAGAAGGCAAGTTCAGGAATGAGTATTTGGATTTGAATGTCTATCAGGCCTGA
- a CDS encoding helix-turn-helix domain-containing protein, with protein MPANELTLLLFSLGAFQGVLLSVLLKVKYRRSESDYLSLISLFFALLLAFYVAYWAKLDTPTYLWWVQYVTFLIAPLFYLLIRGISIQQATKWPTLLHFLPFLVAVFALYMPISPMFLFLLQPFHLLLYAVLSFPFARNRQANVRRWLFIPLLAYALLFVLYSIMVATKTLTLEFDYLIAAASCFFIYALLIKSYLQPQFINQLAVEEKLSTYISETVLSQIEHHFRECKPYLNGEYRLNDLSNDLSLKPYQLSEIINQKYDGFNKLLNDYRIRESIDLLNDTNEKVIDIAHLSGFNNKVSFYKSFKKATGKTPVEWRTAHKKPVNISTD; from the coding sequence ATGCCCGCAAATGAACTAACACTTCTGCTATTTAGCCTGGGTGCCTTTCAGGGGGTTTTACTTTCGGTATTACTCAAAGTAAAATACCGTCGTTCTGAGTCTGACTACCTCTCGCTGATTTCTCTGTTCTTTGCGTTACTACTTGCCTTTTATGTGGCATATTGGGCCAAACTGGATACACCTACCTACCTCTGGTGGGTTCAATACGTCACTTTTCTTATCGCTCCGCTTTTCTATTTACTCATTAGAGGTATCTCAATCCAACAGGCAACAAAGTGGCCCACCCTCCTTCATTTTCTTCCCTTCCTTGTGGCCGTCTTCGCTCTATACATGCCGATAAGTCCAATGTTTCTTTTCCTCTTGCAGCCGTTTCACCTGCTCCTATATGCGGTTCTTTCCTTCCCTTTCGCACGAAACAGGCAAGCGAACGTTCGACGCTGGCTATTTATACCATTGCTGGCCTATGCCCTGCTGTTTGTGCTATACTCCATTATGGTTGCCACAAAAACACTGACATTGGAATTTGACTACCTGATTGCCGCCGCTTCATGTTTCTTTATTTATGCGCTGTTGATCAAATCTTATCTCCAGCCCCAATTCATCAACCAACTCGCTGTAGAAGAAAAGCTAAGCACCTACATTTCGGAAACAGTACTTTCACAAATCGAGCACCATTTCAGGGAGTGCAAGCCTTACCTGAATGGTGAATACAGGCTGAACGACCTTTCGAACGACTTATCCTTAAAGCCCTATCAGCTAAGTGAAATCATCAACCAGAAATACGATGGATTTAACAAGCTGCTGAATGACTACCGGATAAGGGAATCCATCGACCTTTTGAACGACACGAATGAAAAGGTTATCGACATAGCGCACCTGAGCGGTTTCAACAACAAAGTCTCTTTTTACAAGTCGTTCAAAAAAGCAACAGGAAAAACGCCGGTGGAATGGAGAACGGCTCACAAAAAACCGGTTAACATTTCCACGGATTAA
- a CDS encoding nuclear transport factor 2 family protein — protein sequence MKTILFFFAFALVATGNQAQHSTEPIDVVSRQLDAYNARDIDKFLETYSDTVKIYNYPDKLLMDGIGSLRKGYEGFFQTAVDLHCDIVNRTVLGNTVIDHESVVFDKNKPRLEAIAIYKVSDGKIFEVRFINARTGS from the coding sequence ATGAAAACCATACTCTTTTTCTTCGCATTTGCGCTGGTAGCCACCGGCAACCAGGCCCAGCACTCAACCGAACCTATTGACGTAGTGAGCCGCCAGTTGGACGCCTACAATGCCAGAGACATTGACAAGTTTCTTGAAACATACAGCGACACCGTCAAGATTTATAACTATCCTGACAAACTACTTATGGACGGAATTGGGAGCCTTAGAAAAGGATACGAAGGTTTCTTTCAAACTGCCGTTGACCTTCACTGCGACATTGTCAACCGAACTGTTTTAGGCAATACGGTTATTGACCACGAAAGTGTGGTCTTTGACAAGAACAAACCCCGGCTTGAAGCAATTGCCATTTACAAAGTAAGTGACGGAAAGATTTTCGAAGTGCGCTTTATCAACGCCAGAACTGGCTCTTAG